In the Chroococcidiopsis sp. SAG 2025 genome, one interval contains:
- a CDS encoding GMC family oxidoreductase encodes MTAQHYDVIIIGTGAGGGTLAYRLAFSGKKILILERGTFLPIEKENWSALEVYQRERYHTQERWYDTNGKTFRPATGYWVGGNTKVYGAALLRLRERDFEQVEHKEGISPEWALKYRDFEPYYDRAEELYDVHGQSRIDPTEPPRSLPYPYPAVRHEPGMQELANLLTQVGLHPFNLPLGLKLNEVDRSLENCIRCNTCDGFPCLTRGKADAEVNCIQPIRDRTNVTLLVAAKVTRLHTSPSGREIARVEAEIDGQHQFFTGDIVVVACGAINSAALLLRSRNDRHPSGLANSSGQVGRNLMKHNCTAMVQLSTKLNSDVYQKTICISDFYWGELSFPYPMGLVQNTGNVLADMLPAEAPALLAPLLKLRPGAELKAIADRSVGWWLQTEDLPDPDNRVRVEGDRLYLEYKPNNTEAASRLIQRWATVLKQVDRAEHFIPFSLYPRNTIPLQAVGHQCGTCRFGEDPTTSVLDLNCRTHEINNLYVVDGSFFPSSAAVNPTLTIVANALRVGDYLMKQLM; translated from the coding sequence ATGACCGCACAACATTACGATGTCATTATCATTGGAACGGGAGCAGGCGGTGGCACGCTGGCGTATCGTCTCGCTTTTAGTGGTAAAAAGATTTTGATTTTGGAGCGAGGCACATTTTTACCCATAGAGAAAGAGAACTGGAGTGCTTTAGAAGTTTATCAACGAGAGCGGTATCACACCCAGGAACGCTGGTATGACACGAACGGCAAAACTTTTCGTCCCGCAACTGGCTACTGGGTAGGTGGCAATACTAAAGTTTATGGTGCGGCTTTACTGCGATTGCGAGAACGGGATTTTGAGCAGGTCGAACATAAAGAGGGCATTTCGCCAGAGTGGGCGCTGAAATACCGTGACTTTGAACCCTATTACGATCGCGCAGAAGAATTGTACGACGTGCATGGGCAGTCTCGTATCGACCCGACTGAGCCACCTCGAAGCTTGCCTTATCCCTACCCTGCGGTACGCCACGAACCTGGGATGCAAGAACTTGCCAATTTGCTAACCCAGGTAGGTTTACATCCATTTAACCTGCCTTTGGGACTGAAACTCAATGAAGTCGATCGCAGCTTGGAGAACTGTATTCGCTGTAATACATGTGATGGATTTCCCTGCTTAACTCGCGGCAAAGCAGATGCTGAAGTCAACTGCATTCAACCAATTCGCGATCGCACAAACGTTACCTTGCTCGTAGCAGCCAAAGTCACGCGCCTGCACACCAGTCCCTCTGGTCGAGAGATCGCTCGTGTTGAAGCGGAAATTGATGGACAGCATCAATTTTTCACAGGCGATATTGTCGTAGTTGCCTGTGGTGCAATTAATTCAGCAGCGTTGCTGTTGCGATCGCGAAACGATCGGCATCCTAGCGGGCTGGCAAACAGTTCCGGTCAGGTAGGGCGGAACCTGATGAAGCACAACTGCACGGCGATGGTGCAACTGAGTACCAAGCTCAATTCAGATGTTTATCAAAAGACCATTTGCATCAGCGATTTCTATTGGGGGGAGCTGAGCTTTCCTTATCCAATGGGCTTGGTGCAGAACACGGGCAACGTGCTAGCAGATATGTTACCTGCGGAGGCCCCTGCTTTACTAGCTCCTTTGTTAAAACTTCGACCGGGAGCAGAACTGAAAGCGATCGCCGACCGTAGTGTAGGCTGGTGGTTACAGACCGAAGATTTACCCGACCCTGACAACAGAGTGCGAGTAGAAGGCGATCGCCTTTACCTGGAGTACAAACCCAATAATACCGAAGCGGCTAGCCGACTGATTCAACGTTGGGCGACTGTTCTCAAGCAGGTCGATCGAGCAGAACATTTCATTCCCTTCAGTCTTTACCCCCGCAACACGATCCCGCTACAAGCAGTAGGGCATCAATGCGGAACTTGTCGCTTTGGCGAAGATCCCACAACGTCTGTATTGGATCTCAATTGTCGCACTCACGAAATTAATAATCTCTATGTCGTTGATGGTAGCTTTTTCCCTTCCAGTGCCGCAGTAAATCCAACATTAACGATCGTTGCTAATGCTCTACGAGTGGGCGATTATTTGATGAAACAATTGATGTAG
- a CDS encoding sensor histidine kinase, protein MGRGGQRTFSEVWRLDPFSLRSRLTIGIATVSSVGLGSIAIWTGWQMQRILINSHKQGIEYIAERLPHDVELYSEMLPVETGLSKAINNLTTADTLLWVKHPDGKITAKSVSLKMQNDRSTAAALMSLTQMPSQAQVSEVNGRYFVLRGSSLQVRGRAIGQLFVARDISRDRQMFLAVVGNLGIISIGVLLAVTVAIAFYLKRSLQPLRQLSQMTQLISAEDLGRSRLNLERAPSEVKELAQTFNMLLSRLSQAWEREREFVSNVSHELRTPLTIVHGYLQSILRRQHNLTETQQEAIETAASEAERTIRLLQDLLDLARADSGYLQFRIDSFILNDLVAEVVGMARQYSERAIAIETETYPIVVKADYDRLKQVLLNLIDNAIKYSEPDTSIQVKLDTQPATAIIQVCDRGYGIPLQHQSRIFERFYRVDEARTRTTGGSGLGLPIVKTLVEGMGGSVTLRSKLGEGSVFTISLPV, encoded by the coding sequence ATGGGGAGAGGGGGACAGAGAACATTTTCTGAAGTATGGCGGCTCGATCCGTTTTCATTGCGATCGCGTTTAACAATTGGCATTGCAACTGTTTCCTCGGTAGGCTTGGGTAGCATTGCTATCTGGACGGGATGGCAAATGCAGCGCATCCTAATTAACAGCCACAAACAGGGAATTGAATACATAGCTGAACGCCTACCGCACGATGTAGAACTCTACAGTGAAATGTTGCCAGTAGAAACCGGATTAAGCAAAGCAATTAATAACCTGACGACTGCTGATACCCTTCTATGGGTAAAGCATCCTGATGGGAAAATTACAGCTAAGTCTGTCAGTCTCAAGATGCAGAACGATCGAAGTACGGCTGCTGCTTTAATGTCCCTAACACAAATGCCATCTCAAGCCCAAGTCTCCGAAGTTAACGGACGCTACTTTGTGTTACGTGGCAGCTCATTGCAAGTCCGAGGGAGAGCAATCGGTCAACTGTTCGTGGCAAGAGACATTTCGCGCGATCGACAGATGTTTTTGGCAGTAGTGGGGAATTTGGGCATTATCAGTATAGGAGTACTGCTGGCAGTGACAGTAGCGATCGCTTTCTACCTGAAGCGATCGCTTCAACCTCTGCGCCAATTAAGCCAAATGACTCAGTTAATTTCGGCTGAAGATTTAGGGCGATCGCGATTGAATCTCGAACGCGCACCTAGCGAAGTGAAGGAACTGGCGCAAACATTTAATATGTTATTATCTCGCCTCTCTCAAGCTTGGGAACGAGAACGGGAATTTGTCAGCAATGTTTCCCATGAGTTGCGCACGCCGCTGACAATCGTGCATGGATACTTGCAAAGCATATTGCGACGACAGCATAACTTAACAGAAACTCAACAAGAAGCTATAGAAACTGCTGCATCTGAAGCAGAACGTACCATCCGCCTCTTACAAGATTTACTCGATTTAGCCAGGGCAGATAGCGGTTATTTGCAGTTTCGGATCGATTCTTTTATACTCAACGATTTAGTAGCGGAAGTGGTGGGGATGGCACGTCAATACAGCGAGCGCGCGATCGCTATTGAGACAGAAACTTATCCCATCGTTGTGAAAGCAGACTACGATCGTCTCAAGCAAGTTTTGCTCAATTTAATTGATAATGCAATTAAATATTCTGAGCCAGATACGTCTATTCAAGTGAAACTAGACACTCAACCAGCAACAGCAATTATTCAAGTTTGCGATCGCGGCTATGGGATTCCCTTGCAACACCAATCCCGGATCTTCGAGCGTTTTTACCGCGTCGATGAAGCCCGTACTCGCACTACTGGAGGTTCTGGTTTAGGATTGCCGATTGTCAAAACTTTAGTAGAGGGAATGGGCGGTAGCGTGACATTGCGCTCAAAATTAGGCGAAGGTAGCGTATTTACAATTAGTTTACCTGTATAG
- a CDS encoding cupin domain-containing protein, translating to MYERIFDLQVHARFSDQCAQVTEVVVTDNSSVAVWAVQPGQKVEAHLHPSGQDTWVMLKGTLTYYLGNGQRQTLSMGQCAVADRSQIHGAANEGTEDAVFVSIYSAPQIGYVKALL from the coding sequence ATGTACGAAAGAATCTTTGACCTCCAAGTCCACGCACGCTTTTCTGACCAATGCGCTCAAGTTACTGAAGTTGTGGTGACGGATAACTCTAGTGTTGCAGTTTGGGCGGTACAACCTGGACAAAAGGTTGAAGCTCATCTTCACCCCAGCGGACAGGATACATGGGTAATGCTAAAAGGAACGCTGACTTATTATTTAGGGAACGGTCAGCGCCAAACACTGAGTATGGGTCAATGTGCTGTTGCAGATCGATCGCAGATTCACGGAGCAGCGAATGAGGGTACAGAAGATGCTGTATTTGTTTCTATCTATTCAGCTCCACAGATTGGGTATGTCAAAGCATTGCTCTAG
- a CDS encoding bile acid:sodium symporter family protein yields the protein MQANFFTAVLLPIGLATVMLGMGLTLVPEDFQRVTRYPKAVAIGLVSQLLFLPIVGFLVGSIVPMQPEMAVGLMVLALCPGGPSSNMITYLAKGDVALSVTLTALSSAITVFTIPIFANLSLQYFVGQNAAIALPIGQTMLQIFAIAILPIVLGMSIRQKFPDLARRLEKTANRLAVAFLALIIGAIMIHEWNRIPSFIAQVGIGVALLNLISMAIGFWFGKLFNLNFAQRICIAIEVGIQNATLAIAITAGLLNNPDMAVPAAIYSLVAYATAILTIFYGRSSVQKIYQEEKANNLSTRL from the coding sequence ATGCAAGCCAACTTTTTTACTGCCGTCCTCTTACCGATAGGTCTAGCAACCGTAATGCTAGGCATGGGGTTAACCCTCGTGCCAGAAGACTTTCAACGAGTCACCCGCTATCCCAAAGCCGTCGCTATTGGTCTAGTCAGTCAATTGCTCTTTCTCCCCATCGTCGGCTTTCTGGTCGGTTCGATCGTACCGATGCAGCCAGAAATGGCAGTGGGATTAATGGTACTGGCTTTGTGTCCAGGCGGACCTTCTTCCAACATGATTACTTATTTGGCGAAAGGAGATGTCGCCCTTTCCGTAACTTTAACGGCTTTGAGTAGCGCCATTACCGTATTCACAATTCCCATCTTCGCAAATCTATCACTGCAATATTTTGTCGGACAAAATGCGGCGATCGCCTTACCAATTGGGCAAACGATGCTGCAAATCTTCGCGATCGCCATATTACCAATTGTTTTGGGAATGTCGATTCGGCAAAAGTTTCCCGATCTAGCCCGCCGACTAGAAAAGACCGCGAATCGGCTTGCTGTTGCCTTCCTCGCTTTAATTATCGGGGCAATTATGATTCACGAGTGGAATCGCATCCCCAGTTTTATCGCCCAAGTCGGAATTGGAGTAGCACTACTGAATCTAATCTCAATGGCAATTGGGTTTTGGTTTGGCAAGTTGTTTAATTTGAATTTTGCCCAACGGATCTGTATTGCAATTGAGGTGGGAATTCAAAATGCGACGCTCGCGATTGCGATTACTGCCGGACTGTTAAACAATCCCGATATGGCTGTTCCTGCTGCGATTTATAGCTTAGTTGCATACGCCACTGCCATCCTTACCATTTTTTATGGCAGAAGCTCTGTTCAAAAGATTTATCAGGAGGAGAAAGCCAACAATCTATCAACTCGACTTTAG